One Trichormus variabilis 0441 genomic window, TTACAAGTTGAGTCTGCATACAAAGCGGATAGCAAATGATGACCATCCTCACCAATTTTTCGCCTCAATTTCTCACGTTCGGCTTTTGATTTGGGCAAGCGGTATTGCTCAAATCTCAGGGAGTAACGTTCAAACCAATCAACGTCAACTCTCGATTTGAGCCAATCAGGGGCAAAATAAGCCAAGTCATTTAAGGTATGACGTAAAGTTTCTCCCACTAATTCCAAACGATTTAACTGTCGTACTGCGGCTAATACGTGAGTTGAATCAGTTCTGACACGGCCGCGATTTTTGAGCCAACCTAGTTCTTGGAAACGAGCTAGCATTTGGTTGAGTAACTCTCGCTCTCGTCCTGCTTTGATTAATCGCTGACGAAATTCTGAAAGTACTGAATAATCAAACCCTGGGTCATTTAATTCCAACGATAGTGCGTATTTCCAATCAATATGACCCCTCACTGCATCCGCCGCTTGTCTATCCGTTAAACCTTCGATAAATTGCATTACTGTCACTAATGCCAGTTGTCCTGCTGATATTCCACTTTGACCACAATCTGCGCGGTAAAGTTTGACAAAATCCTCATCCTTATATAACACTCCTATTTCATCCCGCATCTTCATATATATGTTCCCTTTGGGAAATGAATTCCGGGCTACTTGCGCTGTTGTTTCAGGAATCTGCGACATATCACGCGGGTGCAGGGTCATAATCTTTGTAGATGCTACGCTCAATATACTTATTCTCTTTTTTCCACTGTTCCAAACTCTTGAGGGGCTTAACCCTTCAATAATTCGCCAACAGTATCCGACGAGGGGAGAGGTTTGGAGAGGGGTCATTTGTCATTGAGTTCCCAATTACCTTGTCCGTAATAACTGCACAAAGGTATTACTCACCGTATTGTCTTTAGTATCTGCGGCGTATTGAATCAACTTCTCCCGCAATTCCTTGGCTGCATCTATTGGCAGTAAGCTGGCTAAGAGGAAGTAAACACCACGAAAGCGGGGGTCACCCATTCTATCTACTAATAGTCTTTCCGCTTCATCACTGTCGCCGAGAAAGTTCTGCACTAGGAAGAAGTCCATGATTTTATCGTGGCGGAAATACCATTCTTTCTTGGCTTCCCCTTTATCATCTTGCCATTGACGGCTCACTACCATTTTATATTTCTCATCTTCCAAAGACATGACGACTTGATAAAATTCATCGGCGGGTAAGGCTTGTTTGTCGTCGATACGCATTTGGTAGACTGCGGCGGAGAATTTTCTTAAGGGAAATTCTTGGTTCCATTCCTTCAGGTATTCAGCCGCTATTAGGTTGTATTGCTGTTCTTGCAGGCGGAATAAGTTGGGATATTGACCTTGTGATAACATCAGGGCTACCACGGTTAAATCCATTGGGTTGGAAAGAATGCGCCTGGCTGCTTTTAATTCTTCCTCTGGTTGCTGGGTAGTGAGGACTTCTTTTAAATAATTAATGCAGGCTTGTTCGTAATCAGCACCTTGAATTTTGGCATCCTTGGGCAGTCGCGGTTCACGGGAGAGCAAAAACTCTTGAATTTGGTTGGGTTCTAAGGGTTGCAAGTGGTAGGTTTTGGCGGTTGAGGGTGGTGTCCACTCTAGGGGCTGGGTAGTCATGATAATGTTGCCCCGGAAATAGCTTTCCACAAACTGGCAGATTTTAGCTCTGGTATCGGCTGTGACTTCGTTGAGTCCGTCGATGCAGATATCTATTGCACCACTGTAAATGAGGTTTTTCAGGAAGTCGGCATCTTGGGCTTGGCCGTGTAGCTTGTCTTGGATGGCTTCAATTACGCCTTTATGGCATTTTTGGGCGGGGAGATAAACGACTATGCGCGGGGAGTTTTGCAACAGATGGCGGAGAAACATCGACTTACCTAAGCCGGAATCCCCTTCTAAGATAATTTGCCCTTTGATGCTGGGGAGGGCGGCGGTAACTGGGAAGATATCCCCTGTACCGGGAACTTTGACTCTGGATTCTGGGAAGTAGCCTTTGTCACTAAAGTTATCTAAGCCGGCATCGGCTAGGAGGGAGGGTTTGAAGGGTTCAAATAATTTACGGCGGAAGGGGGGAAACCAGGTGAGGAGAAAGCCGACGTAACCCACCCCTAAGATGCGGCGTACCCAAGGGTTCCAGAAGAAGATGGCTTGAATTTGGGGGAATTTGGGGTAGGCGAAGATGAGGGCAAGCCAGAAGGTAGCGTGTGTGAGGATGGTAATTCTGGCGTTGAAAAACCACTGCCAACCCTTGAGGTTGACTATGACTGATTGCAGTGAATCAGCTTCGTTGTAGCCAGCTTTTTTGAGGTTGTTGTAGTGAGTTTCTAATAGGAGAATATCTTGCGGTTGCCAAGGGGTTTTTCTGGCGACTAGGGCGATTTGTTTTGCTAAATCATCACGTATTCGTGCAAATTCTTGGCTGGGTTGCCAAATGTCGCGGAATAGTTCTAGTGTTTTGACAGCTTGAGAGTGTTCCAGCTTATCAGGAGTTGTTTTTGGTCTGCCTAGCCATGTCAGCAGGGTTTTGACTTTTTCATGGCCGCCACCCAGGAAATAAGTCCAAAATCGCCAAAATTCATAATTATTCTGACCATAATCAAAACTTCCCTGATTTGGTTCGTAGATATAATTCAAAACTACGACAACCTCTTCTAATTTAAGTTGTCTGATTTTTCCCAATGCCGATGCCGCATTTCCACGAACGTCGGCGGGAACGTTTTCATCCTTGAGGAAATTGAGGATGTCAGGGACATACTTGACTGCGGCTTCTCCCAAGTTGCCCAATGCCAATGCTGCATTTCTACGAAAGGAGGCTTCCACCTTTTCATCCTTGAGAAAATTGAGGATGTCAGGGACATACTTAGCTGCGGCTTCTCCCATACTGCCCAATGCCTCTGCCGCATTTCTACGAAAGATGGTGTCCACCTTTTCATCTTTGAGGATATTAGCGATGTCAGGGACATACTTAGCTGCGGTGTCTCCCAAGTTGCCCAATGCCGATACCGCACCATAATAACGAACGTTGTTGTCCAACTTTTCATCCTTGAGGATATTAGCGATGTCAGGGACATACTTGGCTGCGGTGTCTCCCAAGTTGCCCAATGCCTTTACCGCATCTGAACGAACGATAGTGTCTACTTTTTCATCCTTGAGGAAATAGAGGATGTCAGGGACATACTTAGCTGCGGCTTCTCCCATACTGCCCAATGCCTGTGCCGCACCTGAACGAACGGTGGCGGGAACCTTTTCATCCTTGAGGATATTAGCGATGTCAGGGACATACTTGGCTGCGGCTTCTCCCAAGTTGCCCAATGCCTGTGCCGCACTTCTACGAACATCGGCATCCACCTTTTCATCCTTGAGGATATTAGCGATATCAGGGACATACTTGGCTGCGGTGTTTCCCAATTTGCCCAATGCCTCTGCCGCACTACCACGAACGTTGGTGGGAACCTTTTCATCTTTGAGGATATTAGCGATGTCAGGGACATACTTGGCTGCTGCGTTTCCCAAGTTGCCCAATGCCGATGCCGCAAATAAACGAACGATGGTGTCTACTTTTTCATCTTTGAGGATATTAGCGATGTCAGGGACATACTTGGCTGCTGCGTTCCCCAAGTTGCCCAATGCCTTTGCCGCACCTGAACGATCATAGTCGGGAACCTTTTGATCCTTGAGGAAATAGAGGATGTCAGGGACATACTTGGCTACGGTGTCTCCCAAGTTGCCCAATGCCTCTGCCGCACTACCACGAACGTTGGTGGGAACTTTTTCATCCTTGAGGATATTAGCGATGTCAGGGACATACTTGGCTGCGGCTTCTCCCAAGTTGCCCAATGCCTCTGCCGCACTGCCACGAACGCCGGCGCTCACCTTTTCATCCTTGAGGATTTTGGCAGCTTTCTCGGCAATATCCTCTGGTTTCTTCACCAGGGATTTTAAATCTTTGAGATTATATTCACCTAATTGCTTGAAAGCATATCCCTTAACTTGGTCATGTCCATCATCAAGGGCAGCTACTATGCCGTTAATCTGCCACGCTTCCGGCTGGGGCTTGGGCTTTTCTTGGGCGTTCACCCAAGGTAGGCAGAGTAGGAAAGAAAGGATGAAGGCTAAAGAATAAAAAATGTAGCGAGAAGGCTGGCGATGATGGCGGAGAGTTGTGACCATGTTGGGGGCAAGGTGGCAGATTACACGCGCTTATGAGTAATATATCAGGCTTACTTAGAATAATTATGCCTACGGTGTGCATATATTTGAGTGCTAGGTGCAAAATGTGGTTTGATCCCCCTAAATCCACGCCACTTGCTACAAGTCGGCAAAGCCGCCCAACGCAGTGGCTCCCCTTAAAAAGGGGGACTTTAATTCTTGTTCCCCCCTTTTTTAAGGGGGGTTAGGGGGGATCAAAACGTTATGGTGCTAAGTTATTAGACTTGTGTATACACCGTAGCCTCTAACTACCCTACTCTTTACTCTCCCGCCAGTATTAAAAACTCACTCACGAGTATCAAATACTCTCCCGCCAGTATTAAAGACTCACTCACGAGTATTAAACACTCTCTCGCCAGTATTAAAGACTCTCCTGCCAGTATCAAAGACTCGTTCATGAGTATTAAAGACTCTCCCACCAGTGTCAAAGACTCGCTCACGAGTATCAAAGACTCTCCCACCAGTGTCAAAGACTCGCTCACGAGTATCAAAGACTCATTAACGAGATGTAAATACTCGCTCACGAGTATTAAATATTCCTCAACGTGATTTTATAAAGGCTCTCGCTTGTGTGCAGCAAGGCTTTGATCTCTCTCCAAACCTCTCTCCTACAAGGATACTGTTCCAAACTCTTGAGGGGTTAAGCCCCTCAAGAGTTTGGAACAGTGGAAAAAAGAGAATAAGTATATTGAGCGTAGCATCTACAAAGATTATGACCCTGCACCCGCGTGATATGTCGCAGATTCCTGAAACAACAGCGCAAGTAGCCCGGAATTCATTTCCCAAAGGGAACATATATATGAAGATGCGGGATGAAATAGGAGTGTTATATAAGGATGAGGATTTTGTCAAACTTTACCGCGCAGATTGTGGTCAAAGTGGAATATCAGCAGGACAACTGGCATTAGTGACAGTAATGCAATTTATCGAAGGTTTAACGGATAGACAAGCGGCGGATGCAGTGAGGGGTCATATTGATTGGAAATACGCACTATCGTTGGAATTAAATGACCCAGGGTTTGATTATTCAGTACTTTCAGAATTTCGTCAGCGATTAATCAAAGCAGGACGAGAGCGAGAGTTACTCAACCAAATGCTAGCTCGTTTCCAAGAACTAGGTTGGCTCAAAAATCGCGGCCGTGTCAGAACTGATTCAACTCACGTATTAGCCGCAGTACGACAGTTAAATCGTTTGGAATTAGTGGGAGAAACTTTACGTCATACCTTAAATGACTTGGCTTATTTTGCCCCTGATTGGCTCAAATCGAGAGTTGACGTTGATTGGTTTGAACGTTACTCCCTGAGATTTGAGCAATACCGCTTGCCCAAATCAAAAGCCGAACGTGAGAAATTGAGGCGAAAAATTGGTGAGGATGGTCATCATTTGCTATCCGCTTTGTATGCAGACTCAACTTGTAATTGGCTGTGGCAGATTCCATCAGTGGAAACATTACGTATAGTTTGGGTGCAACAATACTATATTCAATTGCAACAAGTCTATTGGCGAGAACAAGATAACTTACCACCAAATAGACTACAGATTGAATCTCCTTACGATGTTGATGCACGCAATTCCAGCAAGCGAGAAATCAACTGGACTGGTTATAATCTGCATCTGACAGAAATTTGTCACCCCATACTGCCAAACTTAATTATCAATGTGGAAACGTCCGTGGCCACAAGTGCGGATGTTGAGATGACACCAGTAATTCATTCTCGTTTAAACCAGAACAATCTTTTGCCACAAGAACATGTTGTCGATACTGGCTATGTCAATGCTCAAAACTTAGTCGATAGTCAATCCCATTTTCATGTTGATTTAGTAGGAAAAGTTCCCCCCGGAACTAGTTGGCAAGCAACAGCACAATCCGGCTTTGAGCAAAATTGCTTCACTATTCATTGGGATTTGATGCGTGTTGATTGCCCAATGGGTAAACAAAGTAAGTCCTGGCGTACAACTGTCGATAGCCATGACAATCCAGTAGTCAAAATACAATTTGACAAATCCGATTGTTCGCTTTGTTCAAGTCGCTCAAAATGCACTCGCTCCAAAAAACTACCGCGTCTTCTGACCCTCAAACCACAGGAACTACATCTTGCATTACATGATGCTCGCATTCGCCAAAAAACTGAATCTTTTCAACAAATTTATCACCAACGTGCTGGCGTTGAAGGCTTGATTTCCCAAGCTACTGGTCGCTACCAATTACGCCGTTGTCGCTACATTGGTCTTGCCAAAACTCTCTTGCAGCATGTCATTACTGCTGCTGCTATCAACTTCAGTCGGATGTGGGATTGGTGGCAACATGTCCCACGCAGTCAGACTCGCGTTTCTCACTTTGCTCGAATTGCTCCCACTGCCTCATAGTATTCCTGATTTTCTATTTTGTGATGATTGGTTTTGCCCTCTATCAATTCGCCAACAGTATCCTTGTAGTGAAGGGGTTGGGGTTAGGTTCCGTCGAATTCACGTTGTTTTAGGAGTAATTGCTGATGTCGTTATCAACTCCAGTATTTGCCAACAAAACACTAGAAGAGTTTCTGAAATTACCAGAAACTAAACCCGCCAGTGAATATATTGACGGTAAAATCTACCAAAAACTGATGCCTCAAGGAGAACATAGCACCTTACAAAGTAGTTTAGTAACAGCTATTAATGAAATTGCTAAACCACAAAAATTAGCTTACGCGTTTCCTGAGTTACGCTGCACATTTTCGGGAAATTCTATAGTTCCAGATATTGCTGTCTTTGAATGGTCGCGTATTCCTTTACTTCCTAATGGCAGAATTGCCAATAAATTTGAAATTTCCCCCGATTGGATTATTGAAATTCTTTCTCCAGAACAATCCCCTAATCGGGTTATCCGTAAAATAATGTTTTCTATGCAAAATGGTGCAAAGCTAGGTTGGTTTCTCGACCCTAATGATGAATCTATCATGGTTTTTCAACCCGATATATTGCCAGAAATCAAAGCAGGGAAAGAAATTTTACCTGTTATGAGTGTATTGGCGAATTGGCAATTAACTGTAGAAGATATTTTTAGTTGTTTGAATTTTAGTTGAAAAAACAAATAATGCAGATTTTGTAGGGGTTTACAGCGTAAATTCTTCTACAAAAATCCGATTTGATTTCTGTTCAATGAAAGGTGTTTTGGTTTCCTTATTCCTAACAACCTCACAAAATTAATGGGACATCATGAATATTAAATAATAAAAATTCAAAAGGAGACTCAGAGGGGGAAAAATAATGCAAGATTCACCCCTCTGTTGATTTCTCTATGAATGTATCAAAATCGCATATCCTATGGGTACAAGTTTGGGTATTGGCAGCACTACAGGGAGCAATCACCCTGGCTTGGATCATATATAATGCCTACGTACCCAAACTTCTAGTTCAGTTTGGTTTTCCCCCATCCTTGGCAGTGGGTTTGCTGGTGGTGGAAAATGCCTTGGCTGTGATTATGGAACCACTCATGGGTGGGCTTTCGGATCAAGCACAGCGTTGGGTGGGTAGTCGATTTTTGTTAATCTCCGCAGGGGTGATTCTCTCAGCGACACTATTAATTGCGATCCCCTGTATTGTTACTTTCGTTCCTCCTACCGTTGTCTGGCGATCGCTTTTACCAATAGTATTAGTAGCCTGGGCTTTGTCTATGACAGTGTTTCGCAGTCCAGCGATCGCTTTATTAGCCAAATACTCAATGCCTGCCGAGTTACCTTTAGCATTTAGTGTTGTCGTCTTGACAGGAGGCATAATTGGTGCATTTCGACCAATTGCCAATAAGTTTATCCTCAATTTAGGACCAATTTTTGCTTTTGCGATCGCCTCTTTCGTATTACTGGCGGTAACGGCTGCATTGCGCTTAGTCAACCCTCCTCATACACCCGTTACCAACCCAAGAGAAATTACACAGTTACCCAACAGAGAATTAAGTTTAATTTTAGGTACTGGTTTTGGTGTGGCCTGGGGTTCGCGGTTAGTCATGGATATTTTGGGAAAAATTCTCCCAGTCCAACTGCAAATCACCAATAATGATTGGTTGATGGTATGGGTGGGACTAGCGATCGCAGTTGCCAGCTTACCTGCGGCATGGTTCACTATGAAAGTAGGCGATCGTCAAGCCATGCTGATTGGTATTGGCCTAACTACTTTGTCACTACTAATTATGGTTTGCTTCAATATCCCAATTCCTTTTTTATTAACCCTAATTGTGGGATTTAGTGTCATTATCAACGGTACAATTCCGTTTTGTTTACGACTAGTGTCTCAACCTTGGGAAGGTTTGGGAATTGGGATGTATTTTGGTGGGTTTGCTTTAGCAATGAGTTTATTTGGAGCAATTTTCCCCCAACCCCAACAAATTACACCAGTTGTAGGTCTAATTGGGTTGATTTTAGCTTTTTTACTAGCTGGAGGATGTATTGCGGCTAGCGGCGAGACTAATCCTTAATTCAGCTTTTTATGTGGGTAATTGTGAGAAAAGTGTTTCCCAATCAATAGTAGGTGGTCTTGTTCCCTTATTGACCAGTTCAAAAACTTGTCCTTCACTAGCTGAATAAAAAATAGATTCCACACAAGCTGCGGCGACATCAATTCTACTAGCATCCCCAGCTAAGGTGTCACCTTTGCCAATAACTACATTGAGCTTACCCCCTGTGGTTGCTTTCAAGAGTGTATTCAGGTCATAGGAAGTATAAGGACCATCAATCAAGCGTCCTGGGCGAATGATGGTGTAAGGTAGCCCGGAATGAATAATCGCTTCCTCTCCCTTTTTTTTGGCATCCAGCACACCGAAAGCATTCAAAATATTAAAAGGCGGCTGATCCTTGCGGAGAATCCCCACGGAAGATACAAAGACAAACCTACTCAAATCTTTAGGTGCGGCGGCGACTAAGTTACTCACACCCTCTGCATCAACTTTTGCGGGAGTGTTTTTTGCTGTTGCTTCTCTATAGTCAGAATCTAGAAGAATTTTACCCCATTCAAAAAAGTTGGGTTCTGGATCAAATTCCCATCTAGCAGAGGGAAAGGCTGTAGTTCCAGTACAACATATAATGTGGGTGACATGATCAACTGCTGCTGGAAGTGTGTTGGGTTGGCGGATGTCGCCCACAAAAACCTCAACTTTTTCATTGAACAGCTGTTTAGCTTTTTCGGCGTTCCGTGTGAGGATACGCACCTTTGCACCCTTCTCCAATAGCTTACCAACTACAATTTGTCCTACTCCACCAGTTGCACCAACAACTAACACCAAATCTTCAGTTCTTCCAAAAGTCATAACTGTCCTAGAGATAGCCTATTTTTAATCTACTCAAAAATATTAGTATGCTGTTTGCTACCACAGGGGGATATCACAGACAAAAGCCCGGTGGTTACGTCCGGGCTTTTGTAAATGCAGTGGGGATATATTCCCCAAAGGTTTTGATATAGAAGTTCTGTATAATTCGCTGTACTGATAGGTAATACCACGGCATTTTTGGCAATTCCGGAAAAACAGCAGAAATTTTTTCTGGTTTCAACGAGAAATATACTGATAGTTTGAGGGCGTAAGATGGTGATAAGCAGAGATTTTGTTGTAATTTACCGCGTTTTTACTGATGAATTATTTATCTGGTAGCTGGCAAGAATGGTTGACTGTATCAGCATATTTGGGTTTGATGATTGTTGTCATGTGGTTTGTATTTACCACACAGAGGAGATAAAAAAGGGGTGTAAAGGTTTTAAACATTTATACCCCTATACCCATTCGGCTGAAACTCACAGCGTACTCCTCCAGGAGAAGCAAGCTAAAGGCAGCATCCCCCAGGGAAGCCTGGCCCCCTTACACCCAAACAACAGAGAACCTGGGTGAGTCCTGCTTTCTATTTATTCCTGCTATACATTACAGCTATTTTTGTTTCTAAGTACCCTGGGATATTTTTCACCTTATCTGGTTCGGAAGTGGTTAAGTAATCAGAAGCATTCGACTGGTTTAAACCCTGTGTAGAAACTTTATTAACTACGCTAGAGTTAGTTACGGAGGAATTGGTACTTATGGATTTTCCATTATTTAATGAAACAGGTATATTGGCAACTTGTCTATTGTCCTTCATGAGACGGCTATAAGTCCGTTGGGGAATAAAGTGGAGAGGATTGTACCCAACAAAACGTAAAATTAAAACACAAGCCCAAGAATATCTTCCATCAGTAATAGCTTCAATGACTTGATTCAACTGTTCAGTAGTAATTATTTTGTGAAACCGATTTTGGGAAGAATTTATGTGGTAGCTCATAATGTGTTGGAGATATTTATCTAAATATGAAAGTTATAGACTGATTACATCAGTGTTTAGCTGTTTAGGGAACACAAAAAATAAACTATCCGAAATTGATGGTTTGATAGGGTGCGCTATTATGAATAATTTCTGAGCATATTTAGGTGCTATCACATTGATGCACCATACATTTTGGATATGGTATTTTCATGGAAGCTGAATTAAATGAAAACTTTGCTGTCGGTCAGTTCACTTGCGATTAAGATAGCCTTCTTCGCTCCATCCATCTTGCTTTTTAAACCCAGTAGTTGAGTTAAGTAAAATTTTTCAACTATAAGAGTTTAGAAGCACTTACCATAATTTTTTAATCAAAAAATGCTTGTGATAACGATCAGGCCTAGTAATCGCAAAAATAGTTAGCAATTGCCCAAGAAAAGTTTTGCTGATTCGATGGTGTGTAATTTTGTCTGTTCTGGAATGCTGAAGATAGTAAATAAGTGATCAAGAGCATCACTTTGATGGTCCCATTGTTGAATTTTGCCGTTGGAAGATTGAAGACTTATTACCATTTCTTAACCCCAGATACTATTTTCACAGACAAAAAATTTATCGCAAAACAGTTACCTAAAATACAGAATACAATTTTCCTACGATTAATTCAGCCAATTTGGCATTTTTTTTGTCCATTTTCCCAGAAAAA contains:
- a CDS encoding HetP family heterocyst commitment protein is translated as MSYHINSSQNRFHKIITTEQLNQVIEAITDGRYSWACVLILRFVGYNPLHFIPQRTYSRLMKDNRQVANIPVSLNNGKSISTNSSVTNSSVVNKVSTQGLNQSNASDYLTTSEPDKVKNIPGYLETKIAVMYSRNK
- a CDS encoding IS5-like element ISAva5 family transposase; the protein is MTLHPRDMSQIPETTAQVARNSFPKGNIYMKMRDEIGVLYKDEDFVKLYRADCGQSGISAGQLALVTVMQFIEGLTDRQAADAVRGHIDWKYALSLELNDPGFDYSVLSEFRQRLIKAGRERELLNQMLARFQELGWLKNRGRVRTDSTHVLAAVRQLNRLELVGETLRHTLNDLAYFAPDWLKSRVDVDWFERYSLRFEQYRLPKSKAEREKLRRKIGEDGHHLLSALYADSTCNWLWQIPSVETLRIVWVQQYYIQLQQVYWREQDNLPPNRLQIESPYDVDARNSSKREINWTGYNLHLTEICHPILPNLIINVETSVATSADVEMTPVIHSRLNQNNLLPQEHVVDTGYVNAQNLVDSQSHFHVDLVGKVPPGTSWQATAQSGFEQNCFTIHWDLMRVDCPMGKQSKSWRTTVDSHDNPVVKIQFDKSDCSLCSSRSKCTRSKKLPRLLTLKPQELHLALHDARIRQKTESFQQIYHQRAGVEGLISQATGRYQLRRCRYIGLAKTLLQHVITAAAINFSRMWDWWQHVPRSQTRVSHFARIAPTAS
- a CDS encoding HEAT repeat domain-containing protein, whose amino-acid sequence is MVTTLRHHRQPSRYIFYSLAFILSFLLCLPWVNAQEKPKPQPEAWQINGIVAALDDGHDQVKGYAFKQLGEYNLKDLKSLVKKPEDIAEKAAKILKDEKVSAGVRGSAAEALGNLGEAAAKYVPDIANILKDEKVPTNVRGSAAEALGNLGDTVAKYVPDILYFLKDQKVPDYDRSGAAKALGNLGNAAAKYVPDIANILKDEKVDTIVRLFAASALGNLGNAAAKYVPDIANILKDEKVPTNVRGSAAEALGKLGNTAAKYVPDIANILKDEKVDADVRRSAAQALGNLGEAAAKYVPDIANILKDEKVPATVRSGAAQALGSMGEAAAKYVPDILYFLKDEKVDTIVRSDAVKALGNLGDTAAKYVPDIANILKDEKLDNNVRYYGAVSALGNLGDTAAKYVPDIANILKDEKVDTIFRRNAAEALGSMGEAAAKYVPDILNFLKDEKVEASFRRNAALALGNLGEAAVKYVPDILNFLKDENVPADVRGNAASALGKIRQLKLEEVVVVLNYIYEPNQGSFDYGQNNYEFWRFWTYFLGGGHEKVKTLLTWLGRPKTTPDKLEHSQAVKTLELFRDIWQPSQEFARIRDDLAKQIALVARKTPWQPQDILLLETHYNNLKKAGYNEADSLQSVIVNLKGWQWFFNARITILTHATFWLALIFAYPKFPQIQAIFFWNPWVRRILGVGYVGFLLTWFPPFRRKLFEPFKPSLLADAGLDNFSDKGYFPESRVKVPGTGDIFPVTAALPSIKGQIILEGDSGLGKSMFLRHLLQNSPRIVVYLPAQKCHKGVIEAIQDKLHGQAQDADFLKNLIYSGAIDICIDGLNEVTADTRAKICQFVESYFRGNIIMTTQPLEWTPPSTAKTYHLQPLEPNQIQEFLLSREPRLPKDAKIQGADYEQACINYLKEVLTTQQPEEELKAARRILSNPMDLTVVALMLSQGQYPNLFRLQEQQYNLIAAEYLKEWNQEFPLRKFSAAVYQMRIDDKQALPADEFYQVVMSLEDEKYKMVVSRQWQDDKGEAKKEWYFRHDKIMDFFLVQNFLGDSDEAERLLVDRMGDPRFRGVYFLLASLLPIDAAKELREKLIQYAADTKDNTVSNTFVQLLRTR
- a CDS encoding Uma2 family endonuclease — translated: MSLSTPVFANKTLEEFLKLPETKPASEYIDGKIYQKLMPQGEHSTLQSSLVTAINEIAKPQKLAYAFPELRCTFSGNSIVPDIAVFEWSRIPLLPNGRIANKFEISPDWIIEILSPEQSPNRVIRKIMFSMQNGAKLGWFLDPNDESIMVFQPDILPEIKAGKEILPVMSVLANWQLTVEDIFSCLNFS
- a CDS encoding MFS transporter: MNVSKSHILWVQVWVLAALQGAITLAWIIYNAYVPKLLVQFGFPPSLAVGLLVVENALAVIMEPLMGGLSDQAQRWVGSRFLLISAGVILSATLLIAIPCIVTFVPPTVVWRSLLPIVLVAWALSMTVFRSPAIALLAKYSMPAELPLAFSVVVLTGGIIGAFRPIANKFILNLGPIFAFAIASFVLLAVTAALRLVNPPHTPVTNPREITQLPNRELSLILGTGFGVAWGSRLVMDILGKILPVQLQITNNDWLMVWVGLAIAVASLPAAWFTMKVGDRQAMLIGIGLTTLSLLIMVCFNIPIPFLLTLIVGFSVIINGTIPFCLRLVSQPWEGLGIGMYFGGFALAMSLFGAIFPQPQQITPVVGLIGLILAFLLAGGCIAASGETNP
- a CDS encoding SDR family oxidoreductase; its protein translation is MTFGRTEDLVLVVGATGGVGQIVVGKLLEKGAKVRILTRNAEKAKQLFNEKVEVFVGDIRQPNTLPAAVDHVTHIICCTGTTAFPSARWEFDPEPNFFEWGKILLDSDYREATAKNTPAKVDAEGVSNLVAAAPKDLSRFVFVSSVGILRKDQPPFNILNAFGVLDAKKKGEEAIIHSGLPYTIIRPGRLIDGPYTSYDLNTLLKATTGGKLNVVIGKGDTLAGDASRIDVAAACVESIFYSASEGQVFELVNKGTRPPTIDWETLFSQLPT